From the genome of Thermogutta terrifontis, one region includes:
- a CDS encoding metallophosphoesterase encodes MIATFEYIEQVINTCKKAAQANLETPSRRGNLIMLTSEDGTDVMITGDLHGHRRNFNLIRRIAALDKNPGRHLVIQEVCHGGLTYPDGGCMSHTVLEDVAKLKTQYPDRVHFILGNHELAEMTDYPIQKNKQMLNFLFRLGIQHVYGPAADRVRQAYIEFIQTCPLGVVIPGGVVVTHSLPENVDKQGFDVSVFHRPLDILEFLEHRSVFRLVWGRDYREENAAAFARLLHANVLIHGHEPCPEGYAAPNKVQIILDCSAEKAGYVILPLDRQEPWTHEEVLSRVKLLA; translated from the coding sequence ATGATTGCTACTTTCGAATATATCGAGCAAGTCATCAATACGTGCAAAAAAGCGGCGCAGGCCAATCTGGAAACACCCAGCCGTCGGGGTAATCTCATCATGCTGACGTCGGAAGATGGCACCGACGTGATGATCACGGGGGATTTGCACGGGCATCGACGTAACTTCAACCTCATCAGGCGAATCGCCGCTCTCGATAAGAATCCCGGCCGCCACCTCGTCATCCAGGAGGTGTGTCATGGAGGCTTGACGTATCCCGATGGCGGCTGCATGTCTCACACCGTTTTGGAAGACGTCGCAAAATTGAAAACCCAGTATCCCGATCGGGTCCATTTCATTCTCGGCAACCACGAGCTCGCCGAAATGACTGATTACCCCATTCAGAAGAACAAACAAATGCTCAATTTTTTGTTCAGGCTGGGCATTCAGCACGTGTATGGTCCTGCCGCCGACCGGGTCCGTCAGGCTTACATTGAGTTTATTCAAACGTGTCCCCTGGGAGTCGTTATTCCCGGAGGTGTGGTGGTGACGCACAGCCTCCCTGAAAATGTGGACAAGCAAGGATTCGATGTGAGTGTTTTCCATCGCCCCTTGGACATCCTGGAATTTCTCGAGCATCGCAGCGTCTTCCGATTGGTTTGGGGGCGCGACTACCGAGAGGAAAATGCAGCGGCCTTCGCGCGACTCCTTCATGCCAACGTCCTCATCCACGGTCACGAACCCTGTCCGGAAGGATACGCGGCACCGAACAAAGTGCAGATCATACTCGATTGTTCCGCCGAAAAAGCAGGATACGTCATTCTGCCACTTGACCGCCAGGAACCATGGACCCATGAGGAAGTTTTGTCACGGGTCAAACTCCTGGCGTGA
- a CDS encoding metallophosphoesterase family protein, with translation MVSISRRDLLRGLGAAFGALLTGKSLTRRASAEEGAKAGTFRFVHLTDIHVQPELKAAEGMAACLKHVAQLNPAPDFILTGGDLVMDALEQDVQRTTLLFKLFTRVLQDNTSLPVHHCIGNHDVFGWGKKHGVTPETPGYGKKMFCEVFGYEKTYYTFDHKGWRFFLLDSVQPSEKLLYEGGLDPEQWEWLEEQLQKKPAGMPGIIVSHIPFVTVTVLPDAVQDSQFRIGAGSLCTGAQKLSLLLSQHNVRLAISGHIHMVDEVEYRGVKYVCDGAVSGRWWKGANKGFPEGYGVFDLSPDGSVKYQYVTYGWQAAQT, from the coding sequence ATGGTTTCCATTTCACGTCGTGATTTGTTGCGGGGGCTGGGTGCTGCTTTCGGGGCTCTCCTGACTGGGAAGTCTCTTACCAGGAGGGCATCGGCTGAAGAGGGGGCAAAAGCAGGGACGTTTCGATTCGTTCATTTGACTGACATCCATGTGCAGCCCGAATTGAAAGCCGCTGAGGGCATGGCGGCTTGTTTAAAACACGTCGCGCAATTAAATCCGGCCCCCGACTTTATCCTCACCGGAGGCGATCTGGTGATGGATGCGCTGGAGCAGGACGTCCAGCGGACAACGCTCCTTTTTAAGCTGTTCACGCGGGTGCTTCAGGACAACACAAGCCTGCCGGTACACCACTGTATTGGTAATCACGATGTGTTCGGCTGGGGCAAAAAGCACGGGGTAACACCGGAGACCCCTGGGTACGGAAAAAAGATGTTCTGTGAGGTATTCGGCTACGAGAAAACCTATTACACGTTCGACCACAAAGGCTGGCGATTCTTCCTCCTCGATAGCGTCCAACCGTCGGAGAAACTTCTTTATGAAGGAGGCCTCGACCCGGAACAATGGGAATGGTTGGAGGAGCAACTTCAGAAAAAACCGGCCGGCATGCCCGGCATTATCGTGAGCCATATTCCGTTTGTGACAGTAACTGTCCTGCCAGATGCGGTACAGGACTCTCAGTTCCGCATCGGGGCGGGCAGCCTCTGCACAGGCGCCCAGAAATTATCCCTGCTGCTTTCCCAGCACAATGTACGTTTGGCGATTTCCGGGCATATTCATATGGTTGACGAGGTCGAGTACCGGGGTGTCAAGTACGTCTGTGATGGCGCTGTTTCCGGTCGATGGTGGAAGGGCGCTAACAAAGGGTTCCCCGAAGGGTATGGCGTCTTCGATCTCAGTCCTGACGGTTCCGTGAAGTACCAATACGTGACGTACGGTTGGCAAGCCGCTCAAACATGA
- a CDS encoding radical SAM/SPASM domain-containing protein: MIIPRLLFRAITRVSPRNLYNAWRLWFVPGFAALRKFRERQATGQFFPPFFFIALTDACNLQCRGCWITSQGKPRQLSLEDVTTFINSAKRQGNRFYILLGGEPFLYKDLITLLQTHRDCYFQIITNGVLISPESVREIARAGNATLLISVDGFQPANDFRRGEGVFEQIIHAMKWLKEHRVLFGIATTLTSTNWEEVLSHEFIRWADSQGAIYLWYYIYRPVGPTPTPDLALNREQIAAVRRRLLALRKESPIILIDTYWDAAGRAVCPAAAGLGYHIGPAGDIELCPPLSFATATIRDNNGDLSQTIQHNSLLRDFRPFVHARTRGCVILEHPQDLIQFLREHDARDTSGRDAYLELGQLQPRPSHHLPEAEIPEDTWLYRWLKKNLFFGLAAYG, from the coding sequence ATGATAATCCCGCGATTGTTATTTCGGGCAATAACGAGGGTTTCCCCGCGCAATCTGTACAACGCCTGGCGACTGTGGTTTGTGCCGGGTTTCGCGGCGTTGCGGAAGTTCCGCGAAAGACAGGCAACAGGGCAATTCTTTCCACCTTTTTTCTTCATTGCCCTGACGGACGCTTGTAATCTGCAGTGTCGGGGATGCTGGATCACCAGCCAAGGGAAACCTCGACAGTTGTCGCTGGAAGATGTCACAACTTTTATCAACTCAGCCAAACGTCAGGGGAACCGATTCTACATTTTGCTGGGCGGGGAACCGTTTCTTTACAAGGACCTTATCACGCTTTTGCAAACTCACCGTGACTGCTATTTTCAGATCATCACCAATGGCGTGCTGATTTCGCCAGAGAGCGTCCGAGAGATTGCTCGCGCTGGAAACGCAACCCTGCTCATCAGCGTCGACGGTTTCCAGCCGGCCAACGATTTCCGTCGAGGGGAAGGCGTGTTTGAGCAAATTATCCATGCCATGAAGTGGCTCAAAGAGCATCGGGTGCTGTTTGGAATCGCCACAACATTGACCTCTACCAATTGGGAGGAGGTGTTAAGCCACGAATTCATTCGCTGGGCCGATTCGCAGGGGGCGATCTATTTGTGGTATTACATCTACCGCCCTGTCGGACCAACCCCTACACCGGATTTGGCCCTGAACCGTGAGCAGATCGCTGCGGTTCGCAGGCGTCTGCTGGCGTTGCGGAAGGAAAGTCCGATTATCCTGATCGACACCTATTGGGATGCCGCAGGTCGAGCCGTGTGTCCGGCAGCGGCAGGATTGGGTTATCACATTGGACCGGCCGGAGATATTGAGTTGTGTCCGCCGCTTTCCTTTGCCACGGCAACGATTCGAGATAACAACGGTGATCTTTCCCAGACGATCCAGCATAACAGTCTCCTTAGAGATTTCCGGCCGTTTGTCCATGCCCGTACGCGCGGCTGCGTCATTCTTGAGCACCCGCAGGACCTGATCCAATTCCTCAGGGAGCATGACGCCCGGGATACGAGCGGCCGTGATGCGTACCTTGAACTCGGCCAGCTTCAGCCGCGTCCCAGTCATCACCTGCCCGAGGCTGAAATTCCTGAAGACACCTGGCTCTATCGCTGGCTTAAGAAAAACCTCTTCTTTGGCCTGGCCGCGTACGGATAA
- the sixA gene encoding phosphohistidine phosphatase SixA: MIVYVVRHAWAEKPDSSRWPDDSQRPLTDEGRRRFRRFARRLIKRGLKIRLIGTSPYLRCVETAEILMSATRETVCVEAVPALAPQGNFDELMEWLAKHSSDPGQNIALVGHAPDVGELISRLVGGGKFDCAKGSVAAIEFKEQPKPGEGQLLFLVTASLLKC; the protein is encoded by the coding sequence ATGATTGTTTACGTCGTGCGACACGCATGGGCGGAGAAACCCGACAGCTCACGGTGGCCTGATGATAGTCAGAGGCCCCTCACCGACGAAGGAAGGCGTCGCTTTCGCCGCTTCGCCCGACGACTTATCAAACGGGGCCTCAAAATAAGGTTGATCGGCACCAGCCCTTATTTGCGGTGCGTGGAGACAGCGGAAATCCTCATGTCTGCTACCAGGGAAACAGTCTGCGTTGAGGCGGTGCCGGCACTGGCTCCCCAGGGTAATTTCGACGAACTGATGGAGTGGTTGGCAAAACATTCCTCCGATCCGGGGCAAAATATCGCCCTGGTCGGCCATGCTCCCGATGTCGGTGAACTGATCAGCCGGCTCGTCGGTGGCGGAAAATTCGACTGCGCCAAAGGTTCCGTGGCAGCGATTGAATTCAAAGAGCAACCGAAGCCGGGCGAGGGCCAACTTCTTTTCCTCGTCACAGCCAGCCTGCTGAAGTGTTAA
- the uvrB gene encoding excinuclease ABC subunit UvrB: MFQLVSPFKPAGDQPKAIAALCEGLRKGKRAQVLMGVTGSGKTFTMANVIQFAQRPTLVMSHNKTLAAQLYAEFKEFFPYNAVHYFVSYYDYYQPEAYIPQRDIYIEKDASINEEIDRLRLAATSALMTRRDVIIVASVSCIYGLGSPEDYRNMMVSVQRGQIVDRDQLLMKLINIQYERNDFEFQPGRFRVRGDCVEVFPSYEQFAYRIELWGDEVEQIASIHPLTGQVLQKHDQVFIYPAKHFVLPESRIQAAIQSIREELEQRVAELKSQGKLLEAQRLSARTRYDLELLQEVGYCPGIENYSRHLAGRPPGSPPETLFSFFPDDFLLFVDESHVTVPQIRGMYGGDYSRKLTLVEHGFRLPSALDNRPLKFEEWEQKINQVIFVSATPGPYEIEQAGGEVVEQVIRPTGLLDPEVEIVPAKNQIPHLITQVRERAAQGERCLVTTLTKRLAEDLADYLTKQNIRCKWLHSELDAFERVELLRDLRKGEFDVLVGVNLLREGLDLPEVSLVAILDADKEGFLRSETSLIQTIGRCARNVNAKVILYADRITDSMQRAVEETRRRRKLQEEYNKAHGITPETVRKNLRAGIEAEAAAHARANAMVGRTNEIEYVTEEYIAELEAEMMAAAEALEFERAAAIRDRIQLLRKQIGKPLDEVKLIAVKRGRRGPRRNTIHPSPGINITGSRRRKR; encoded by the coding sequence ATGTTCCAACTCGTAAGCCCCTTTAAACCGGCGGGAGACCAACCCAAGGCCATTGCTGCCCTCTGCGAAGGTTTGCGGAAGGGGAAGCGGGCTCAGGTGCTCATGGGTGTCACTGGTTCGGGAAAGACATTCACGATGGCGAACGTCATTCAGTTCGCGCAGCGACCGACCCTGGTGATGTCCCACAACAAAACCCTCGCCGCACAGCTCTACGCCGAATTCAAGGAGTTCTTTCCCTACAATGCGGTCCACTATTTCGTAAGCTACTACGACTACTACCAGCCGGAGGCCTACATTCCTCAGCGGGACATTTACATCGAGAAGGATGCCTCCATCAACGAAGAAATTGATCGCCTCCGGCTGGCGGCTACGAGTGCGCTGATGACACGCCGGGACGTCATCATTGTTGCCAGCGTCTCCTGTATTTACGGCTTGGGATCACCCGAGGACTACCGCAACATGATGGTCAGCGTGCAGCGCGGCCAGATCGTCGACCGTGACCAGCTTCTCATGAAGTTGATCAACATCCAATATGAACGCAACGATTTTGAGTTCCAGCCGGGGCGATTCCGGGTCCGCGGGGATTGCGTGGAGGTCTTTCCCAGCTACGAGCAGTTTGCCTATCGAATTGAATTGTGGGGGGATGAAGTGGAGCAGATTGCGTCCATCCATCCCCTGACGGGACAGGTGCTACAAAAGCACGATCAGGTGTTCATCTACCCGGCGAAGCACTTTGTCCTCCCGGAGTCGCGCATCCAGGCGGCGATCCAGAGTATTCGAGAGGAGCTGGAGCAGCGGGTTGCTGAACTGAAAAGCCAGGGAAAGCTCCTCGAGGCTCAGCGGCTCAGCGCCCGGACCCGGTACGACCTGGAGTTATTGCAGGAAGTGGGGTACTGTCCCGGGATCGAAAATTACAGTCGCCATCTGGCCGGTCGGCCACCAGGGAGTCCCCCGGAGACCCTCTTTAGCTTTTTCCCGGATGATTTTCTCCTGTTTGTGGATGAGTCCCACGTGACAGTGCCGCAAATCCGTGGCATGTATGGGGGGGACTATAGCCGAAAACTGACGCTCGTTGAGCACGGTTTCCGGCTTCCCAGCGCCCTTGACAACAGGCCGCTCAAGTTCGAGGAGTGGGAGCAGAAAATCAATCAGGTGATCTTCGTTTCCGCAACACCCGGGCCGTATGAAATTGAGCAGGCGGGGGGAGAGGTGGTGGAACAGGTGATCCGTCCCACGGGATTGCTTGACCCCGAGGTGGAGATCGTTCCAGCGAAAAATCAGATTCCACACCTCATTACCCAGGTGCGTGAGCGGGCGGCTCAGGGAGAACGTTGCCTGGTGACGACACTCACCAAACGTCTCGCGGAAGACCTGGCGGATTATCTGACCAAACAGAATATCAGATGCAAGTGGCTCCACAGCGAACTCGACGCCTTTGAGCGGGTGGAACTTTTGCGAGATCTCCGAAAGGGGGAGTTTGACGTGCTTGTAGGGGTCAACCTTTTGCGAGAGGGGCTTGACCTCCCAGAGGTCTCCCTGGTGGCAATTCTGGATGCCGATAAGGAGGGATTTCTCCGCAGTGAGACCTCGCTCATTCAGACCATCGGCCGCTGTGCCCGCAATGTCAATGCAAAGGTTATTCTCTACGCAGACCGAATTACCGACTCCATGCAGAGGGCGGTGGAGGAAACGCGGCGGCGTCGAAAGCTCCAGGAAGAGTACAACAAAGCCCATGGAATTACCCCGGAAACGGTTCGCAAGAATCTTCGCGCTGGCATCGAAGCGGAAGCCGCGGCTCACGCTCGTGCTAACGCAATGGTGGGACGCACGAACGAGATAGAGTACGTAACCGAGGAATACATTGCCGAACTTGAAGCCGAAATGATGGCAGCGGCGGAAGCCCTGGAGTTTGAACGAGCGGCGGCCATTCGCGACCGGATTCAACTCCTGCGAAAACAGATTGGCAAGCCGCTGGATGAAGTGAAATTGATCGCCGTTAAGCGGGGGCGGCGGGGCCCGCGACGAAACACAATTCATCCCTCACCGGGGATCAATATTACTGGATCCCGTCGTCGAAAACGGTAA
- a CDS encoding prenyltransferase/squalene oxidase repeat-containing protein encodes MTAVQKLPFSFLDVHRDWLGRLQQDDGGFPGRSGSSSLYYSAFAARLLALIGCSHASQWERLVTYLKRELRDDRSIKTLVDLDSAVALYALATLFVEDDLSDVGTALCQIGRVLLSGLQREDGGFAKTPQSAMGSTYHTYLAILAARLLELPLPDQDRLTRFFAERQQSDGGFVELPFLRKSGTNPTAAAVVALAQLERLAAIDLNRVRQFFASVQRPDGGFAASAHVGESDLLSTCSALISLSYLHEKNLPFDWNQTENYCLSLANPSGGFFGHHRDDQRDVEYTFYGILSLAALQMLKQRVIR; translated from the coding sequence TTGACCGCCGTCCAAAAGCTACCATTTTCCTTTCTGGATGTTCATCGAGATTGGCTCGGACGGCTTCAGCAAGACGACGGAGGATTTCCCGGCCGCAGTGGCAGTTCGAGTCTTTACTATTCGGCATTTGCGGCTCGACTCCTCGCGTTGATCGGATGTTCTCACGCCTCGCAGTGGGAGCGTCTGGTGACCTATTTGAAAAGAGAACTACGCGACGACCGGTCGATAAAGACTCTGGTCGATCTCGATTCCGCGGTGGCACTCTATGCATTGGCCACCCTCTTCGTGGAAGACGATCTCTCAGATGTGGGGACCGCGCTTTGCCAAATCGGTCGTGTGCTCTTGAGCGGATTGCAGCGTGAAGATGGTGGTTTTGCTAAAACTCCTCAAAGTGCGATGGGGAGCACCTATCATACATATCTCGCCATCCTTGCAGCCCGCCTGTTGGAGCTTCCCCTTCCCGACCAGGACAGGTTAACTCGTTTTTTCGCGGAACGTCAGCAGTCGGATGGTGGCTTTGTAGAATTGCCATTTTTGCGAAAGTCGGGAACAAATCCGACTGCCGCTGCTGTGGTTGCGCTGGCGCAACTTGAACGATTGGCGGCCATCGATCTTAACCGCGTCCGTCAATTTTTTGCCTCGGTTCAAAGACCGGACGGCGGATTCGCCGCATCAGCCCATGTGGGCGAGAGCGATCTGCTGAGCACCTGTTCGGCCCTTATCAGCCTGAGTTATCTTCACGAGAAGAATCTCCCGTTTGACTGGAATCAGACGGAAAACTATTGCCTTTCTCTGGCAAATCCGTCTGGGGGATTCTTTGGCCACCATAGGGATGATCAACGCGACGTGGAATATACTTTCTACGGAATCCTCAGCCTGGCGGCCCTGCAGATGTTGAAACAGCGCGTGATCCGCTAG
- a CDS encoding polyprenyl synthetase family protein — MVDREDVANARIESATSQSSSTIKLVPGDRRVRELIRGEAIREAGTFDQSLPLTRSRLEKAAEDLLKRLNLPRGYLGWTMVAIGSAFWQPQVMNVPFQRRLLLLPHCMRNVSLCAASYSKEGLACLGCGGCSLGWLGEIARAKGYRILIAEGSPVVLRLILSGEADALLGVACLNSLERSLERILMAGIPCMAVPLLVDRCQDTVTDEDWIVEMIETPYVPHTLVGRSYLPLMRLAVRIVRDSAEELLPRQPATTSAGNTAEDPLSVTEDIGYGYLKEGGKYYRPFITLGVYDAMEGGRLARLSGSGQPEIPDYVQRVALAVEVFHKASLVHDDIEDGDHYRYGRTTLHERWGIPIALNVGDYLVGLGYSAIASSGAPAELTADLVRMFSQAHVELCSGQGAELWLARNPLEPVRVPQILRIYAMKTGPAFEVSILAGLRLAGPLPKWVSQIRKFAHAFGIAFQIQNDLSDWEMEEDNKKLLGTDLLSRRPTLFWALGWHLLGMRFADMMTALPPDVSKDAVLEKVHAVRSEFERRGVFAAAEKIFRKERDRAVALASAIPHEEVRQFLVYLAEAVLRTGRV, encoded by the coding sequence ATGGTAGATCGCGAAGATGTGGCAAATGCCCGAATTGAGTCAGCAACTTCCCAGAGCTCCTCAACAATCAAGCTTGTCCCGGGGGATAGGAGGGTGCGGGAGCTGATTCGCGGTGAAGCAATCAGGGAGGCGGGCACGTTCGATCAGTCGCTGCCACTCACACGTTCGCGCCTTGAGAAAGCCGCTGAGGACCTTTTGAAGCGGCTTAATTTGCCACGAGGCTATCTCGGATGGACCATGGTGGCCATCGGCTCGGCGTTTTGGCAACCCCAGGTGATGAACGTCCCTTTTCAGAGACGGCTCCTGCTCCTCCCTCACTGCATGCGTAATGTCAGCCTGTGCGCGGCTTCTTATTCCAAAGAAGGCCTGGCGTGCCTGGGTTGCGGAGGATGCAGCCTGGGCTGGCTCGGGGAAATCGCTCGGGCAAAAGGATATCGAATCCTCATTGCTGAGGGATCACCCGTTGTGCTGCGATTGATCCTCAGCGGTGAAGCGGATGCCTTGCTGGGAGTGGCATGTTTAAATTCCTTGGAACGGTCTCTCGAGCGTATTTTGATGGCCGGTATCCCCTGCATGGCTGTCCCGCTGCTGGTTGATCGGTGTCAGGATACGGTCACGGATGAGGACTGGATTGTGGAAATGATTGAAACGCCGTACGTCCCGCATACACTGGTTGGCCGGTCTTATCTGCCACTCATGCGACTCGCCGTGCGGATTGTTCGGGACAGTGCGGAAGAACTCCTCCCGCGGCAACCAGCGACAACCAGTGCAGGAAATACCGCTGAAGACCCTCTGAGTGTCACCGAGGACATCGGCTACGGCTACCTCAAAGAGGGTGGTAAGTATTATCGTCCGTTTATCACGCTCGGGGTGTATGATGCCATGGAGGGCGGGAGGTTGGCAAGGCTGTCGGGAAGTGGGCAACCTGAAATCCCGGATTACGTTCAGCGCGTGGCCCTGGCAGTAGAAGTGTTCCACAAGGCTTCTTTGGTCCACGATGATATCGAGGACGGCGACCACTATCGCTATGGAAGAACGACGCTCCATGAGCGATGGGGCATCCCCATAGCCCTGAATGTGGGCGATTACCTGGTTGGGCTGGGTTACTCGGCCATCGCATCGAGCGGTGCGCCCGCGGAGCTTACGGCCGACCTGGTGCGAATGTTTTCTCAGGCTCACGTGGAACTCTGTTCTGGACAGGGGGCAGAGCTCTGGCTGGCTCGCAATCCGTTGGAGCCGGTTCGCGTCCCTCAAATCCTTCGCATTTATGCAATGAAGACGGGACCGGCATTCGAAGTCTCCATCCTGGCTGGTCTGCGGCTGGCTGGTCCGTTGCCCAAGTGGGTCTCGCAAATTCGCAAGTTCGCTCATGCATTTGGCATTGCGTTTCAAATCCAGAACGATCTCAGTGATTGGGAGATGGAGGAGGACAACAAAAAGTTGCTCGGCACGGATTTGCTTTCCCGACGGCCGACGTTGTTCTGGGCTCTTGGCTGGCACCTTTTGGGGATGCGATTCGCGGACATGATGACGGCGTTGCCTCCTGATGTGAGCAAGGACGCAGTACTCGAAAAGGTTCACGCGGTACGGTCGGAATTTGAACGTCGGGGAGTCTTCGCCGCAGCCGAAAAAATCTTTCGCAAAGAGAGGGACAGGGCCGTGGCATTGGCCAGTGCGATTCCTCATGAAGAGGTTCGGCAATTTCTTGTGTACCTCGCGGAGGCGGTGCTCAGGACAGGTAGGGTGTGA
- a CDS encoding prenyltransferase/squalene oxidase repeat-containing protein — protein sequence MGEALTVARIERALRSVWDLLVARRLPEGFWRGHLCSSPLATATAISALAVYRQNTSDKAIFSASPGSLDGAISAGLDYLKKTQQKDGGWGDTERSRSNIATTYLVTAAIHLAGQAGYCEDVLAAAQAYLRSQGELQGLRNRYGADQTFVAPILTNCAIAGIFPWENVPQLPFELAAFPQSVYRFLRMPVVSYAIPALVAVGLARHKKCPSSFPPLRLIRDAVQSRCLQVALKMQPNSGGYLEAIPLTSFVAMCLCTAGLAHHPITARALDFLLRNQRGDGSWPVDVDLATWLTTLAINAVHAGRPEETASDVPFGSLVSLDWLARCQWLEIHPFTGAAPGGWGWTDQTGAVPDADDTAGALLALCHIWPQISAAERARLWPHVILGLHWLVGLQNRDGGWPTFCRGWGRFPFDRSAVDLTAHAIRALHGWSKVFEHLDAQAEEVQCLDFSERFSPPLRRFIERLWKRRVVFRERLIQALNKGMRFLVNCQAEEGFWLPLWFGNEWLPGEANPVYGTAKCLLAFADLDAHNTDCCRRAVCWLAGNQNPDGSWGWGFWTDNLPTPGQASYRDHSGSIEETALAVAALSALPHQDGLEARSRGVMWLVRAVEEGKVTQATPIGLYFARLWYFEELYPLIFTLEALGRYLRSATSN from the coding sequence ATGGGTGAAGCGTTAACGGTGGCTCGGATCGAACGAGCTCTTCGATCTGTTTGGGATCTGTTGGTTGCCAGGCGGTTGCCCGAGGGATTCTGGCGTGGGCACTTGTGCTCTTCACCACTAGCCACCGCAACGGCCATTTCCGCGCTGGCGGTTTATAGACAAAATACGTCCGACAAGGCGATCTTTTCCGCGAGCCCTGGCAGCCTGGACGGGGCTATTTCCGCGGGTCTCGATTATCTTAAGAAAACTCAGCAAAAAGATGGGGGTTGGGGGGATACGGAGCGTTCCCGATCTAATATCGCGACAACCTATCTTGTCACAGCAGCTATCCATCTGGCGGGTCAAGCAGGATACTGCGAGGACGTTCTGGCGGCAGCTCAAGCCTATCTCAGGTCTCAAGGCGAACTGCAAGGCCTGAGGAACCGCTACGGGGCTGACCAGACGTTTGTCGCTCCGATCCTCACCAACTGTGCAATTGCCGGGATCTTTCCTTGGGAAAACGTCCCTCAGCTTCCCTTCGAACTGGCGGCGTTTCCCCAGTCCGTCTACCGGTTTCTCAGGATGCCGGTCGTCAGCTATGCGATTCCTGCCCTGGTGGCCGTGGGGCTAGCACGCCACAAAAAATGTCCAAGCTCTTTCCCGCCTCTTCGGTTGATTCGCGACGCAGTTCAATCACGATGTCTCCAGGTTGCTTTGAAAATGCAACCGAACAGCGGGGGCTATCTGGAGGCCATTCCTCTCACGTCGTTCGTGGCGATGTGCCTTTGCACAGCGGGACTGGCGCATCATCCGATCACGGCGAGGGCGTTGGACTTTCTTCTTCGGAATCAGCGCGGAGACGGGAGCTGGCCGGTCGATGTTGACCTGGCAACGTGGTTGACCACGCTCGCAATAAATGCGGTGCATGCTGGTCGGCCGGAAGAGACAGCGTCAGACGTCCCGTTCGGCTCTCTTGTGTCCCTGGATTGGCTTGCGCGGTGTCAATGGTTGGAGATCCACCCGTTCACCGGAGCTGCACCAGGAGGCTGGGGGTGGACTGATCAAACGGGTGCGGTACCAGATGCCGACGATACTGCTGGTGCCCTGCTGGCGCTGTGTCACATTTGGCCACAAATCAGTGCCGCAGAAAGGGCCCGCCTCTGGCCACACGTCATTCTGGGGCTGCATTGGCTGGTGGGCCTGCAGAATCGGGATGGGGGCTGGCCAACGTTTTGTCGTGGCTGGGGCCGTTTCCCGTTTGACCGCAGCGCTGTCGATCTGACAGCCCATGCGATTCGGGCACTCCACGGTTGGAGCAAAGTCTTCGAGCACTTGGACGCCCAGGCGGAGGAAGTTCAGTGTCTGGATTTTTCAGAACGCTTTTCACCGCCGCTGCGCCGCTTCATTGAGCGTCTATGGAAAAGGCGAGTCGTGTTCAGGGAACGGTTGATCCAGGCGTTGAACAAGGGGATGCGATTCCTCGTGAATTGTCAAGCGGAGGAAGGCTTTTGGTTACCTCTCTGGTTCGGAAACGAGTGGCTTCCCGGTGAGGCTAATCCCGTCTATGGCACCGCGAAGTGCTTACTTGCTTTTGCAGACCTGGATGCCCACAATACGGATTGTTGCAGGCGGGCCGTCTGCTGGCTGGCTGGAAACCAGAATCCCGATGGAAGCTGGGGCTGGGGTTTCTGGACTGACAATCTGCCAACGCCGGGCCAGGCAAGTTACCGGGATCATTCCGGCTCGATAGAGGAGACAGCTCTCGCGGTGGCAGCGCTCTCTGCCCTCCCACATCAAGACGGGCTCGAGGCGCGAAGCCGAGGAGTGATGTGGCTTGTGCGAGCCGTGGAAGAAGGAAAAGTGACTCAGGCAACCCCCATCGGCCTGTATTTTGCCAGACTTTGGTACTTTGAAGAGCTGTATCCGCTAATTTTTACGCTTGAGGCACTGGGACGGTACCTGCGGTCGGCGACCAGTAATTAG
- a CDS encoding RNA polymerase sigma factor: MGEGSVPPLIEQLVKRYAQDVYRYAYRLTGSAADAEDLTQETFLAAVKNIHQLANPESARSWLFTIARNQFLVRHRRGRGTVVRPLGDQAEEIMVLESGDSDEVDGELIQNALNALSDEQRVILLMFYFEEASYREIAEQLGIPIGTVMSRLSRAKEALRKKVLAATRQDSDL, encoded by the coding sequence ATGGGCGAGGGTTCGGTGCCGCCTTTGATCGAGCAACTCGTGAAGCGGTATGCGCAGGACGTGTACCGGTACGCATACCGACTGACGGGCTCAGCGGCGGACGCCGAGGACCTGACGCAGGAGACTTTTTTGGCTGCGGTTAAGAACATCCATCAGCTCGCAAACCCGGAGTCGGCCAGGTCCTGGTTATTCACGATTGCTCGAAACCAGTTCCTGGTCAGGCACCGCCGAGGCCGAGGAACAGTAGTGCGCCCGCTCGGTGACCAGGCAGAAGAAATCATGGTATTGGAATCTGGCGACAGTGACGAGGTCGATGGCGAGTTAATTCAAAATGCACTGAATGCGCTTTCTGATGAACAACGGGTCATTTTGCTGATGTTTTATTTCGAGGAGGCTTCATACCGAGAAATTGCCGAACAACTGGGAATCCCTATCGGAACTGTCATGAGTCGCCTATCCCGGGCAAAGGAAGCGCTTCGGAAAAAAGTGCTCGCAGCGACTCGACAGGATAGTGATCTGTGA